One genomic window of Ictalurus punctatus breed USDA103 unplaced genomic scaffold, Coco_2.0 Super-Scaffold_100068, whole genome shotgun sequence includes the following:
- the LOC128630837 gene encoding NLR family CARD domain-containing protein 3-like, with protein sequence MTSNMSVSGEQDLKRDERMMEGKRSDSPEPSCVSMKSDRSMDRPIYFRDGASSPDVRPQQKKSNLSRNQLDSIFKELEHKVITLIKNELKRFRKLLSPDYPACTEREVEDEEDLHSVRDGALKITLHVLKNMNHTDLANTLHNKSVASVYQTELKSSLREKFKRINEGISQHGSSALLNEIYTELYITEGWSGDVNNEHEVRQIETASRRPAAQETPIKCNDLFKDKSIRRVLTKGVAGIGKTVSVQKFILDWTEGKANQDVTFMFPLPFRELNLMKQKHLSLMDLLHHFFPEIRTLEVIDCDSYKVVLIFDGLDECRLPLNFQKNERLCDVTESASVDVLLTNLIKGNLLPSALLWITSRPGAANQIPPECVDQVTEVRGFSDPQKEEYFRKRISDQSLADKIISHMKSSRSLYIMCHIPVFCWISATVLERMLGEAESGEIPKTLTQMFTHFLIFQIKHKEQKYHQKCDPDPQQTRESILALGKLAFQQLEKGNLIFYEEDLRECGIDVGEVSVYSGVCTQIFREEFGLHLGKVFSFVHLSVQEFLAALYAFFCFIFRKTNVLVEQSTGLFNFFRKSDMSDLLRSAVDKALQSENGHLDLFLRFLLGLSLESNQTLLRGLMPQTGSSSHSKQETVEYIKEKIRENPSPEKSINLFHCLNELNDHSLVQEVQTYLNRGGHSRLSGTRLSPAQWSALVFVLLNSDQELDVFDLSKYDPSEECLLKLLPVVKASRRAERVSLFTPTRYVCTEGGAMWTKPCITIYYLFSKTDEEMISTE encoded by the exons atgacctccaacatgagtgtgtctggagaacaggacttaaagagagacgagag aatgatggagggaaagagatcagactcaccagaacccagctgtgtgtccatgaagagtgaccgGTCAATGGATCGTCCAATTTACTTCAGAGAcggagccagttctcctgatgtgag accacaacagaagaaatcaaacctcagcagaaatcagttggactccatattcaag gagctggaacacaaagtcatcactctgataaagaatgaactgaagaggtttaggaagctcctgagtccagattacccagcatgcactgagagggaggtggaggatgaggaggatctgcacagtgtcagagacggagcgctgaagatcacactgcacgtcctgaagaacatgaaccacacagatctcgctaacacactgcacaaca agtctgtggcctctgtgtatcagacagagctgaaatccagcctgagagagaagtttaaaagaattaatgaaggaatctcacagcatggaagctcagcacttctgaatgagatctatacagagctctacatcacagaggggtggagtggagacgtcaataatgaacatgaggtgagacagattgagacagcgtccaggagaccagcagcacaggagacacccatcaaatgtaatgatctctttaaagacaagtccatcagaagagtgctgactaaaggagttgctggaattggaaaaacagtctctgtgcagaagttcattctggactggactgaaggaaaagcaaatcaggacgtcaccttcatgtttccacttccctttagagagctgaatctgatgaagcagaaacatctcagtctgatggatcttcttcatcactttttcccagaAATAAGAACACTAGAAGTAATAGACTGTGACTCCTacaaagtggtgttgatctttgatggtctggatgagtgtcgacttcctctaaatttccagaagaatgagagattgtgtgatgtgacagagtcagcctcagtggatgtgctgctgacgaacctcatcaaggggaatctgcttccctctgctctcctctggatcacctctcgaccaggagcagccaatcagatccctcctgagtgtgtagaccaggtaacagaggtacgagggttcagtgatcctcagaaagaggagtacttcaggaagaggatcagtgatcagagcctggccgataaaatcatctcacacatgaagtcttcaagaagcctctacatcatgtgccacatcccagtcttctgctggatctcagccactgttctagagagaatgttgggtgaagcagagagtggagagatccccaagactctgactcaaatgttcacacacttcctgatctttcagatcaaacacaaggagcaaaagtaccatcagaaatgtgaccctgatcctcagcagaccagagagagtatcctggcactgggaaaactggctttccaacagctggagaaaggaaacctgatcttctatgaggaagacctgagagagtgtggcattgatgtcgGAGAAGTGTcggtgtactcaggagtgtgtacccaaatcttcagagaggagtttgggcttcacctggggaaggtgttcagctttgtacatctgagtgttcaggagtttctggctgctttatatgcatttttctgctttatttttagaaagacaaatgtgttaGTGGAGCAAAGCACTGGACTTTTTAATTTCTTCAGaaagtcagacatgtctgatctcctcaggagtgcagtggacaaggccttacagagtgagaacggacacctggacctgttcctccgcttccttctgggtctctcactggagtccaatcagactctcttacgaggcttaatgccacagacaggaagcagctctcacagcaaacaggaaacagtcgagtacatcaaggagaagatcagggagaatccatctccagagaaatccatcaatctgttccactgtctgaatgaactgaatgatcattctctagtgcaggaagtacagacttacctgaacagaggaggtCACAGTCGTctcagtggaaccagactctctcctgctcagtggtcagctctggtgtttgtgttactgaactcagatcaggagctggatgtGTTTGATTTGAGTAAATATGACccatcagaggaatgtcttctgaagctgctgccagtggtcaaagcctccagaagagctga aagagtttcactttttacaccaacacgttacgtctgcactgagggcggggccatgtggacaaaaccttgtatcaccatttattaccttttctctaaaactgatgaagaaatgatctctacagaataa
- the LOC128630841 gene encoding E3 ubiquitin-protein ligase UBR2-like, with protein sequence MVCVYILFSTQMCSIEHLLSFADFVCACSSNCTAVSFSCRSIFLNYVSFSTQMVVSIKTMTVWDKDKAERKRKAELCWKKTMTQTLQSQSHFINKYIDLLTQDSEDLDASASTSAEHSPSSCDGALVCVGPRCWRARGGERRQMEMCILCHEAQEILPDGTAMVLAAFVQRSTVMSKIRKRLPHNPESYDPLFMHPDLSFGTHTGICGHIMHSHCWQRYFETLQSQDAQWLHEQTSYDVENGEYLCPLCKCRSNTVIPLLPLTETTCSYSNSEQPGLAHWLNATYISRSEPCTLLIREPSQQMLVRQRLWRTLLLLRVSGWTTHQSTLIQAP encoded by the exons atggtgtgtgtgtatatactttttagtacacaaatgtgttctattgaacatctgcttagttttgctgactttgtgtgtgcatgtagttctaactgcactgctgtatcgttttcttgtagaagtattttcctaaattatgtgtctttttctacacagatggtggttagcattaaaacgatg actgtgtgggacaaagacaaagcagagaggaaaaggaaagctgaactgtgctggaaaaagaccatgACTCAAACATTACAGAGCCagagtcattttatcaataagtacatagatctgctcacgcaggattcagaggatctggatgcctcagcctctacatcagcagagcaTAG ccccagttcatgtgacggtgctctggtgtgtgtgggaccTCGTTGTTGGCgtgccagaggaggagagaggaggcagaTGGAGATGTGTATCCTGTGTCACGAAGCACAGGAGATCCTACCTGATGGCACCGCCATGGTGCTCGCTGCCTTTGTCCAACGCTCTACGGTCATGTCCAAGATCCGCAAAAGACTCCCTCACAATCCAG agagctATGATCCCCTCTTCATGCACCCTGACCTGTCCTTTGGTACCCATACCGGCATCTgtggccacatcatgcactctcactgctggcagag ATACTTTGAGACACTCCAGAGTCAGGATGCGCAGTGGCTGCATGAGCAAACCAGTTACGATGTAGAGAATGGGGAGTACCTGTGTCCACTCTGTAAGTGTCGCAGTAACACTGTCATTCCTCTCCTGCCCCTCACTGAGACCACCTGCAG TTACAGCAATAGTGAGCAGCCAGGTCTGGCTCATTGGCTGAATGCAACGTATATAAGCAGATCAGAGCCTTGCACTCTGCTCATAAGAGAGCCAAGCCAACAA atgctggtgagacagagactgtggaggactctcctcctcctgagaGTTTCAGGCTGGACCACACACCAGT CAACCCTTATTCAAGCTCCATAA